GGCAATTAGTTTTTCGACTGTTTCTAATTTGATACTTTTCCATACTTCTTGTTGCCAAAGATGTCGCTTTCCAAAAGTTCATTCCGAACATTGTCTTACACTGTATCTCATAACATAGTAGCCTATAACGTTCGTGGTATAACAAATAAGCATAATGcacaattgaaaattgaaaaagttgttttaatttattgtaaaaaatgtgaattttttaaaatagaattaaTGCTGCGAAATTCGGGGCCCTATGGTATTCCGgggccccacgcggccgcttAGTCCGCTAACCGTTAAACCCGctaaactgtatttctttcaacaatttgttaatgttcctctaaaaaatattacaaaatttctctgaatgtccattctttactggctaatatattaatttatagacttataatgagaatttgtgaaaacatgttaaatacagaaaggttttaaataatctatacattttggttgactacataagggttgacaaagaaaataaatgtctgtatcactgcagtttgttgcaatacaggcagaaaattgttattttgcataaagatccgctgtctaatgacgAGAACGGGTTTGTGCAAGTTGAGAATGTTCCCCGGTCAGTTCCACCCTGCACAGTACAATCCGTAGGTGAAATTGATCGAAGAGAAACGTGTGTTATGGGTGTCGTTCGTAAATAGTCCCTGGTCAACGTGAACGCATTTTATATTTGTTCCTTGCGCGTCTCTGCGGTACATGTattcatgtatatatatagatttaTATGTACTGTATATGTGTATGTACTGTGTGTACGTGAGCATGCGTTGTACGTGGATGTaacgaaaaaaattaacaattgtcTCTCAGAGGCTCGTGACGATGTGTGGCTTGGCAGTGGTGGAGGCGATCTCGGATAGTCGTACGTCGATCGGCATACGGTCGTCGTACAGCGTCGGCGCCTGAAGAATTATGCCCGCCGTTCCGACGAACACGGCTAGTGTAAAAATCCACAGGAATAGCCTGTCGAGAACCATCGCGACATACTTCCAATCCTCTTTCACCTGAAACAAAACGTCATCCGTCATCGGACGTACCCAAACGTTTTCAAGCAATAGTAAAAGGCGGATTTCTTTTACTTTAATAAATTTAGTCAACACTAGGTCTACGGGACCCGTCAGAATGACGGGTTCTAACGCAGTAAGCAAAATTCTCGATTTTGGACGTGTATCTGCGTCAGCAAAAGTGGGGCTTTCTGCTGACAGAAAGACCCGGCATTGCCCGGCAGAAGCCCGGAGATTGTATAACGGTACATATGTATAACGGTATTCGCCATactagtgcgaccgtgctgccctcttaaacgcaGACAGAACCCAGAACCGAGCTGCCATCGTGCTGCCGGCAGATCCTGCCAGCAGAATGCCAGACATCTGCGTCACAATAAATATCGAGTATTTGCAAGGTGCGCTGTCTAAAATCGAtcagattccgagcatcctcTGCTTCGAGCAGCGTTCTGACAGCAGAATGCTCACCGTCTGCTGGCGTCGTACGCTTGCAGGCTGTGCTCGAtatctgctcgaggcaggcctggctgactgggaatattcttaatttgcgattactaagattgtaaagatatttccctgaggaattatttaccaaatttgtttctttgggtATGTATATTATTGGAACAATGCCCAAAAATTTGGAAAGACccattcttgttatgtttataaaataatgtgaaatagttatttccagagctccgtaaacctagtgttaaactagctccgactgcaaaggattaacacttcgtaggtttagtgttaaggaggtagactcgcctccaggattgcaagagtgcgggatACGTCTTCTGTTTTCTCGATAGTGCAatgatgggatttttcagtagtcaaaagcgctagataaaacatcaatctaggccgcgatcgccctctaAAGTCAtagttttacgtttacgaggcataatttgcattatttggcagcatgtaTTATGTTTCCGAATATTGCAaactacgcctcgtaaacgtaaaaatagtacTTGTGAGGACAAATGCGGCctaaattgatctttcatctctGATTTACACGTctgatttacttactcgcgatggccgagtttcgaaggctacgccccctcgacccggccgcacgtctcgctccccgtggtagTCCcccttgactactgaaaaccccatctttgcattatcaaaaAATGGAGGAGGCGCATCCCaaacgagactacccccttaagagaAACAGTAAAAACTTAAAAAGTCAGAAAACTCAAGTTAAAATGCGAAAATGAGGGAACGTGTTCTCGGGGAACGTACTCTAGTCGAGTCCTCTTCCCTTTTTGTATGATCGGCGATGAAACGAATGCCTTCGATGGCCTTGTACAGTTCTGGGCAGTGATGCCAATGATGAAGCGTGTTACAGAGAGCGTCCACGCTCTCCTCAGTCGGGAGTTGCGGTGGAGGTGCGGCCGTGGCTGCTGGCGACCCATGAATGCGACACGCGCTTCCCAAATTCACCGCTTCCAATTCCCTGGTCGttgaaaatcttttttacattatcTTCAAACCAACATCGATTAACCTTAGAAAAACAGGCCGCCTTATCTCGACCCTCTTTCGTTCAGAAATAAAAACTTATCAGATTTTCGTCCAAATGTTCCAATCGAAGCCAACAATGCTtcacaatttaattttaatcataaaattttgttttgtcgCCGATCAACGTGTCTTTTAATCATTGTGCACTGTtcaggaaattgaaaaattctcattttgagAATTAAAGTGGATCACAATTGACATTCCAATTCGTCAACAGGAAATATCACAATTGAAAGCAAAAGTTAGCTGTCTGTTGAATTAACTGCAACAATACACGAGAATTAAATGTGTCTTTTAATCATTGTGCACTgttcagaaaattgaaaaattctcattttgagAATTAAAGTGGATTAAAGTGACATTCGAATTCTTCAACAGGAAATATCACAATTGAAAGGAAAAGTTAGCTGTCTGTTGAATTAACTGGAACAATACACAAAGATTAAATGGCGTGCAGTTCCACCGTGGTAGAGAATTAGGAATCGAGATTGTTTGGTGAAATATACTGTACGATAGTTTGCGTTACGATACCGAGGATGTAATTCGTCCTGCGAATCGAGACTCGGGAATAAAACGGAGGATTCAACCAGCTCCGACGCCGAAGTCTCTACGAACAAAGATGGATCCCGTAATTCGAGACCGTTGCACGTTCTCACCATCACGCGTTGCCCATGATGGCCGGCCATGCTACGTTTATCTATCTGGTACTGCGGCCTGTTCAATCAGAAACAAACAGTCATTAACATTGGTTACGGAAAGGCTCTTGTTTTAATGGTAAAACGAGGAAAATGTAGCTAATGTTTCTCGAACAGCAACGGCGAAAATGTTCCATTAACGATTCAGAAAAATGTAGAAAACATTACTTAAAACAGTATACATATACTCTCGGTATACATTCGTATACATATTCTACAATATATTATCGAAAATTAGCAAAAACTTTTCTGCGAACAATAGCAAAAAAATATACTACACACGATTCAGAAAAATGAGGAATTGCTAGGCTCGCTATTATTGGTACGAAACAACTTTGATCTCAACAGTAAAACAGCGAGTATACTCTAAAAAATGAGCAAGTACTTTTCTGCGAACAAATATTCTATAAACTATCTAGTAATCGTTACAGGATCATTCCATGCTAAATCGATCATTTTTTGACGTCACTATCGACGATTTTGTtctgaatgaaatatgttgtagtccatgtgaaattaagaAGGGTTTACCTCATCATGTTGCCGGTTTAGAATATCTTTAAAAATGACAAGCTTTCGAAGTTTCCAATTTTTCCCCGTTTAGGGCAAGGGCTCATTTTGCAGGGAGAATTCCTAGGAATATGACCATACTCTTTTCCAAAATTTATATAAAGCTAATTATCgaggtttaaaaaattattttacaatagcCCAACCCTttctgaataaaacaaaaaatatatagctcaatcggacaaacagtttctgagataaaaattcgtaagtgaaaaatgatttttaaacaaattataaaccggcaaaatgatgacgtAAACCCTTCttcatttcacatggactacaacatgtGACGTCAAAATGTGATCAATTTGGCATGGAATTAGCGTACTGTAACATAAGTGCTCGAGACAGGGTAATCAAGCAAAGACGTGTCTAAATCATCGACAGAACTAGGCGGAGGTTGAGGGGTGGCGAGCAAAACGTTACTTCATGGTTTCATTGTTCTATACTTTGTGGCAACGTGTTGCGAGAGTGTGAAGCTTGTACATGGCTACGTTCTACGCTACCCAGTTATTATATCGTGACGATTGCCAATGGAGAATTGTATCGAGCATGTTGGTGACAATGTACGATCGACATCGCAGGGTAAGTAACAATTTTCGAGCAATGTGCTGTCGATGGCGGTGCTGAGAACCGTGCAGAATATTTTCTATGGAGGTGTCGGGCTGCCATCGGTGCCCGGAATTCATCGAATTCACTTCGTGGGCCGatcaaaaaataaatcgaaaaaataattcaatttttccgtTGCCCCGTGTTCTCTGAATCGTTCTTCGTCGATACCGCTCTTGTTTTCGCTATCGGTTTCTCGATGATTGCTTCGATTTCGTTAGCGGGCTCTTGTCCTGCCGATTGACCACTTGGCCCGAGGTTGCTAGCGGTTCGTTGTTAAACTATACTAACTGGAACCAGCAGAACAGTCGGTAGAGATGCTGTGGCGAAATGTTATCGAGTAAATCGAATGAAATTTTGGAGAACGTGGTGGAAGCTTTGTTATTGACGTCTCGATGGTTTCAGAGTCACTTTCGACTGCTAGATGGTTCTTGGTTTTACCCTTGGTGGACCCCAGTaaattttgtatatatatagactCCGGAtctgaatataaaaattgtttgtatggAATACACATTCACAAGACGATGATTTACTCAATATATCGGGCGCACTCGGAGCCAAGTGTTCAATGTTCGAATCGCTAACAATCATCGAACACAAGTGTCTGTCCGGTTCAAGTTTTGTATAATGGTCAGAGTCTAACAATAAGTTGAGTTCGATTTATGTATGTGTGTTTGtgaaagatagagagatagagatagagtgagagagtgagagagagagagagagagagaggtggttGGTGTACTAATGGTTGCAGAGACGACGTGACGCTAGGTGTCACGTGCGAAGCCACTAATGAACGTTCTAATGCTGGTTGGCATAGGCCCAACGGTTCGTCGAAACGCTCGTAGGAATCATATCTTGCCTGGAATCGTAATCGGATTTCTTCGAAGACGTATTATACCTGCGCATCGCCAGTAGTCTTGGCAGAACATGGATAAAAACACGACGGACCCACGGCGCCATCACGTGCGTCTGTGGCGACCGGAAGTGAACATTGAGGACTACCACGGTTACGCATATACTGAAACGTTCAACAGTCAACGCATCAAATCTTCCTCTGCCGGATCGGAAACCATCAAATCGGATGGATACAGCAGGTACACGGTTCATCCAAGAACCTCCCAGACAACAATCCAAATTTTGTTAACAGTAAAcaaatgtgcccataattatcaaAGTGGTCGAAGTCATATTAGTTCTTGcgagatatttcaaggaaaaggatgttgacactaaatgaattccatataatattgaaataacaagtatcgtaaaaattacattgaatttatttagtttgaaataatacgatgtgaaataactgttgaactaattttttaaaattttgacttGGATCACTTTCATGACTATGGGCACacataatgattgaaaattgaatttgaatttagatttaaatataatggttgaaagttgaatttggatTGAGATTTAAATATGTGTCCACAGTTACGAAATaactaaatattaataaaaattaaatattgtttactagactgcggatctttatgcaaaataaaaaatgtttgcattgattgcatgaCACAGGaggcaaatagaaatttctttcttcttttaatcgtcttattaagctgaaattaatatgcagatgtccttaaatcttcttaattcgttcgctgctttaaattgtacgtgcccatttttgtcataaatgcataaaatccgcagtctattgattacaaacgaaacaATCCAGGTAACCAGTTATGTAGAaaatggagtgcgagtaactggAAGTTAAGGCTCCACTGAAAATGGTTTTACTATTATTTAAAGAAACTTTCACTATACTTGTATCTAGGAAATTGCTAGAGATTTCTCGAACGCACCGTGTACATTCCAATTAAATAGAAACCAAGGTACATTCAACCCTTTCAACGTGAATTTCTATTTCCTCTTCGGAAGTGAAGCAGCGATCGTGTTTGAGAGTAAACAGTTCGATTTCTCCGAACGAAATGTTATTGTTCGAACAATCGTGAAAGGGTTAAACATGCTGGTAGAAATAAATGATGTTCGGTCGGTTTCTCTGTACGTCATGTACCTAACGCAGCATTCGCCGGCAACTCTTCGTTACAcatgtaatatacatataagtatCGATGACAATACCTGAAGGTGTCTAGGATCATGGTGAAAAGGACGAATTTACCGAGAAGCGGTACCACGAGCGATGTGGGCGGGATGATTTCGGCCAACAGGAGGAAGAACACAGTCAGCGAcagtaaaattgaaattgataggCTGACCTGCAATCCCAAAAACATTGGCATTTTTATATTACACAATCTTGATGTATCTCAGCATCCGGTCAAAGATAAACGAAAAAAGACGAATAAAAGAAGACGATACAGGATTCAATTTTCTTCGGGCAGATTATTCATATTTGATCGGACGACGACGAATCGGATCGGAAGTGAAGGGACCAGGAGAGAACAGATCGAAGGCAATGTCCTGATCTGATTTAGTTTGAAGGGCATGCTCGAGGAAAGCGAGTCCGCAACAAAGAGACAAAGAAGAGCCCTCTCGAGGGTAAGTGCGACGAACAAAACGTTCCTTTCATTCCGCCCCGTGACAGTATTGTATCGCGAAACGTGTTAAGGTCGCGCCATTGCTTCTTCTAATGCCGTTCTTCGAATCGCTCGTAACTGTTCCACAAAGCAATCATAAGGAAACATTTGACGATTTATTAGACGGTTGCTTGTTGTACTGTACCATACGTTTGTTAACCATTCTCTGGGTCGACTAACTTTATTAGCAGAATTTCGAAGGATAGTTTatatattaaatgaattaaatttattatagaaattcctctgaatttttaaacattaatttaaacttgaaatcctCCTCaacttaaatttttaattaataggaGATTTTAACTTCCTCGAGATCTCCTAATCACCCACTTGGGAAAAGTCAACTCTACCAACTAaaggaaaaattaattatatagtGAAGTTgtataaaaaatcatttaaatttattatagaaatttctcttaatttttaaaaaataattcaaacTTGAAATCCTCTTcaacttaaataaattaatagtaGATTTTAATTTCCTCGAGATCTCCTAATCACCCACTTGGGAAAAGTCAACTCTACCAACTAaaggaaaaattaattatatagtGAAGTTgtataaaaaatcatttaaatttattatagaaattcctcttaatttttaaaaaataattcaaacTTGAAATCCTCTTcaacttaaataaattaatagtaGATTTTAATTTCCTCGAGATCTCCTAATCACCCAATTGGGGAAAGTCAACTGTACCAACTAAAGGAAAGCAAACTTTTATTTACGAGATCGAATTTCCAATTTCACATTTTCGCGTTAGAATGTAGAAGTAGAACCTGCAGACCAGCACACTGCGGTCCCGATTTCCTGGTAAACGGACATTTTGTGCATCGAATAATCTTGCATGATACTATGATCGCGTAATCGAACGTGGATCCGGTATCCGTTTCAGAACGAATCGAAGCGCGTAGacaaggaagagagagagataaagagatagagagaaagggGTGGCTGCGGATGGCACGCTGACATCTGACCTTCTCCCCTCCGGTTTTTTCTTTCCTCCCCTCGTGGCCACTTTGCCTTTTGCCTGGCTTTTTCGAGCCAGAACAATACGACTGAATTATAGAGGCGCGCACGGCGTCAAGTGGgtatcggctcgaggtcaagagTCCACGAGGAATGGAGGCCGAGCGGCATTTACAGGTCTGCATTCCGCCGTTGGATTTTGATATTTGACCCTCTCCACCTGGAATCCATTCCCGATCGAACGAATCGGCTTCCCGCGGAATACCGGCTCTGCCCCTACTATCATCGGGTCGAATCAACCATACCACCGCCCACCTAGATCATCCTCTCCTCGTCGCATATTTTCACTTCGCCTAACAGCCTTTTTGTTTTCACGTTGCGTTCGGTTTTCGATGTTGCATCGACAATGTTTGCAAAAGCAGAGGCAACGTGCTTAGGAGGAGGGGGCATAGACATTTTCTGAGTTCTACATCCTTTTAAATTGCAatcattggactgcggatctttatgcatttacagcaaaattgagtacatgaaattcagaattgttgtaaaatttttaaaattgaagatgtcaatatatgtatGATtcgtcctctattaaaatcattgagggaagaaataacattcgatttagtttctgattcttgcaatcgatgcagacaagttttattttgcataaagatccgcaatctaataataatCATATTTCCATGTTTTTATATACACGTATgagaagaaatgaaaaaaacagGGGAACGATGAAAATCAGTAGCGAGCGAAATTCTAATTTTTGTACAAAACACTTTCagtaaaattatcgaaaatgCCTAAGATTCTACCTCGAAATCTTTGGAGTGCTTAGAAGAAGGGGCGCCATATAGACACAATTTCTGAGTTCTACAACTTTTTACATTATAATCATATTTCCAATAGAGATTTTTGGGGACTAGCGGGAATAttcgggtttcccgtgaattttttcgagaTTTCTGATACTGTACCAAATACGTTCCGTACTCCCGTCCCGTCCCGGTCTCGCACACTTCTAATTACCAAGTGTTTATCAGTGGCGGGTTTAACGGTAAACGGACTaagcggccgcgtggggcccCAGGATACCATAGGGCCCCGAATTTCACGAAAGTTTATGAGAGTTTTCTTCCAACTGCTTCttctaacttgagtttgagAGCCCCAAAACTTTTACCGCTTGGGGCCTCTACTTGACTTGAGCCACCACTGGTGTATAAAAAGAGACGAAAGAACAGGggaaagaaagaaatcagtagcGAGAGCGAAAATCTAACTTGTGTCCAAAACACTTTTCagtaaaattatcgaaaatgCCTAAGATTCCACCTCGAAATCTTTGAAGTGCTTAGGAGAAGGGGCGTCATATagatattttttgaattttacaTCTTTTTACATTGTAACAATACAATAGGTCTTCATCCGGCACTGGTTTTCCCTTTATGACCGTATTCCACTAGGTCGTCATACTTTTTATGTGAACATCATACTTTACAGAGCACGTATCTCTGATACTTGTTCACTGCGATTAACAGGGCCGTGCTGTGATATTATACAGAGGGGTGATATGGGGCTATAATACAGGCGAAATCAAAATACGATTTGAACgattcaataataattaaattgatGAAGTTATCATATTGATATATACGATTTATAgtttatctttttattttaaagaaaaaacaTTTAAGAGGCGGCATTTCGAAGACTCCTATCATACCGAGCAAATCTACCGCACGGCCCTGGCCGAAACTGCGGTCTCCAATGTTTCAATGGATTAAACGTCTACCGGAGACTGTTTGGACGATCTACCAGGTACTGTGTAACTTGAAACCGCTATCTCGGAAAGTCGTACACATGCAACGTAGACCGTATTCGAGGTTTCCGTTCAATTTGCTTCGGGATTACCGAATTTCAATGGACCTCTATACTATTTCTTCCCTGTTTGTTCGGGGGAACGTCCACGTTCCGCACACAGTTTAATCTTTACCAGACTGAAGTGCACGATAGCGAACACTAGTCATACTAATCTTCAATTTGTCAGCTGCCTTCGATCATCTCAGACTCGTCAGACTGCCATTCTTACTGGCAGACTTCACACGACTGACgatcttctttaaattatttgtacgtCTCTGGAACGCTACCATGCAATTTCGACAAAACAGTCTAAAAGAATATCCAAAAGTCCCGAAACTGTTAGATGAGGTTTTACTTGCTTTACCTTCATAAAACCGACCGCCGTGCACACCTTGCGCTCCATAAACTTGATTCATGATTATTGGCAAAAATTGCcataaaattattcaaaatagttttaatattattaa
This genomic stretch from Lasioglossum baleicum chromosome 4, iyLasBale1, whole genome shotgun sequence harbors:
- the Nachra3 gene encoding nicotinic acetylcholine receptor alpha3 subunit isoform X1; translated protein: MMKSLVGIMWIVLVLISGCSGNPDAKRLYDDLLSNYNKLVRPVVNVTDALTVKIKLKLSQLIDVNLKNQIMTTNLWVEQSWYDYKLKWDPKEYGGVEMLHVPSDHIWRPDIVLYNNADGNFEVTLATKATLNYTGRVDWKPPAIYKSSCEIDVEYFPFDEQTCVMKFGSWTYDGFQVDLRHIDEIRGSNVVDIGVDLSEFYTSVEWDILEVPAVRNEKFYTCCDEPYLDITFNITMRRKTLFYTVNLIIPCMGISFLTVLVFYLPSDSGEKVSLSISILLSLTVFFLLLAEIIPPTSLVVPLLGKFVLFTMILDTFSICVTVVVLNVHFRSPQTHVMAPWVRRVFIHVLPRLLAMRRYNTSSKKSDYDSRPQYQIDKRSMAGHHGQRVMVRTCNGLELRDPSLFVETSASELVESSVLFPSLDSQDELHPRELEAVNLGSACRIHGSPAATAAPPPQLPTEESVDALCNTLHHWHHCPELYKAIEGIRFIADHTKREEDSTRVKEDWKYVAMVLDRLFLWIFTLAVFVGTAGIILQAPTLYDDRMPIDVRLSEIASTTAKPHIVTSL
- the Nachra3 gene encoding nicotinic acetylcholine receptor alpha3 subunit isoform X2, translated to MMKSLVGIMWIVLVLISGCSGNPDAKRLYDDLLSNYNKLVRPVVNVTDALTVKIKLKLSQLIDVNLKNQIMTTNLWVEQSWYDYKLKWDPKEYGGVEMLHVPSDHIWRPDIVLYNNADGNFEVTLATKATLNYTGRVDWKPPAIYKSSCEIDVEYFPFDEQTCVMKFGSWTYDGFQVDLRHIDEIRGSNVVDIGVDLSEFYTSVEWDILEVPAVRNEKFYTCCDEPYLDITFNITMRRKTLFYTVNLIIPCMGISFLTVLVFYLPSDSGEKVSLSISILLSLTVFFLLLAEIIPPTSLVVPLLGKFVLFTMILDTFSICVTVVVLNVHFRSPQTHVMAPWVRRVFIHVLPRLLAMRRPQYQIDKRSMAGHHGQRVMVRTCNGLELRDPSLFVETSASELVESSVLFPSLDSQDELHPRELEAVNLGSACRIHGSPAATAAPPPQLPTEESVDALCNTLHHWHHCPELYKAIEGIRFIADHTKREEDSTRVKEDWKYVAMVLDRLFLWIFTLAVFVGTAGIILQAPTLYDDRMPIDVRLSEIASTTAKPHIVTSL